A portion of the Paucilactobacillus hokkaidonensis JCM 18461 genome contains these proteins:
- a CDS encoding FAD-dependent oxidoreductase has product MKVIIVGCTHAGTFSAQQILTEHPDYDVTVYEKNDNLSFLSCGIALWVGNHVSDPAKMFYSSPEALTELGANMKMQHEVLDIDTDNKTMNVKDLVTGETTKDSYDKLVVTTGSAPVIPPIDGVNNKNVKLCKNYDDAKEIKAAGENAKSVVVIGAGYIGAELAEQFSLAGKKVTLIDGLPNVLAKNFDAEISDQVAKDYTDHGVQLAMGEMVNSFSGDDQVTVITSNNSYKADLAVLCAGFRPRTELMKGKVDMLANGAIITDAYMQTSNPDIFAAGDSSVVHYNPTGKNDYIPLATNAVRQGILVGHNIEKPTVKYMGTQSSSAVALFGKTLASSGLTVTGAKQRGVNVDSVVLEQNYRPAFMLNTTPILMKLVWDPQTRVVLGGSFYSEYDCAQSANVISLAIQNKMTIDDLSMVDMFFQPNYDQPLNYVNALAMAAVAKADK; this is encoded by the coding sequence ATGAAAGTAATTATTGTTGGTTGTACACACGCAGGGACATTTTCAGCACAACAGATTTTAACAGAACATCCAGATTATGATGTTACTGTTTATGAAAAAAATGACAACTTGTCTTTTCTTTCATGTGGGATTGCTTTGTGGGTAGGGAATCATGTTTCCGATCCTGCTAAAATGTTCTATTCATCGCCTGAAGCTTTAACTGAGCTGGGTGCAAACATGAAGATGCAACATGAAGTCTTAGATATTGATACTGATAACAAAACAATGAATGTTAAGGATTTAGTTACTGGTGAAACCACGAAAGACTCTTATGATAAATTAGTAGTTACAACTGGTTCAGCTCCAGTAATTCCACCAATTGATGGGGTGAATAATAAAAACGTTAAATTATGCAAAAATTATGATGATGCCAAAGAAATTAAGGCAGCTGGTGAAAATGCAAAGTCAGTCGTTGTAATTGGCGCTGGTTATATCGGTGCAGAACTGGCCGAACAATTTAGTCTAGCTGGTAAAAAGGTTACTTTGATTGATGGCTTACCAAATGTTTTAGCTAAAAATTTTGATGCTGAAATTTCTGATCAAGTGGCAAAAGATTACACAGATCATGGCGTACAATTAGCAATGGGTGAAATGGTTAACTCATTTAGCGGTGATGACCAAGTAACTGTCATAACTTCTAATAACAGTTACAAGGCTGATTTGGCTGTTTTATGTGCTGGATTTCGCCCAAGAACAGAGTTAATGAAGGGTAAGGTAGACATGCTCGCAAATGGAGCAATTATCACAGATGCTTACATGCAAACATCCAACCCTGATATTTTTGCCGCTGGAGATTCATCAGTAGTTCATTACAATCCAACCGGTAAAAATGATTACATTCCATTGGCAACTAATGCAGTTCGCCAAGGAATTTTAGTTGGTCACAATATCGAAAAACCAACAGTTAAATACATGGGAACTCAATCATCGTCAGCCGTTGCATTATTCGGCAAAACACTAGCTTCTTCAGGATTAACAGTTACTGGTGCAAAGCAGCGAGGTGTCAATGTTGACAGTGTTGTTTTGGAACAGAACTATCGACCAGCATTCATGTTAAATACAACTCCAATTTTAATGAAATTAGTTTGGGATCCACAAACACGAGTTGTCTTGGGTGGCTCATTTTATAGTGAATACGACTGTGCACAATCAGCCAACGTAATTTCACTAGCAATTCAGAACAAAATGACCATTGATGATCTCTCAATGGTTGATATGTTCTTCCAGCCTAATTATGATCAACCATTAAACTATGTTAATGCGCTTGCGATGGCAGCAGTTGCTAAAGCAGACAAATAA
- a CDS encoding HAD-IC family P-type ATPase has product MFEDDSNLIGLTDIQVKKAQSKLGFNEVQLKQVGLFGATVKRLWEPTAWLLEVALILELLLGKKTQALVVLLLLLFSAIDGAIQEQRAKKAIGFLDTKLTVTTRVKRDQNWQTRAARDLVVNDLIHLRIGDIVPADATILNGDLDLDESSLTGESGNVHKKNGELIFSGTTVTNGEVIAQVAKIGRDSASGKTTELIKTAEAPGRLQTLLFTIVRYLAYLDVVLAVVLVITALIRGTSWTFLLPFLVILFIATIPVSMPSSFTVANSLEAQNLAKKDILVSGLVGIQEAASMNALLVDKTGTLTRNQSKVIAVKSFNSKFSLNQIMVAALTLTDDTNNSVIDQALKNYGHQNNIESVERKSFRPFSPVTKYSSGEVQFNGQPIKLMLGSPEALTNLTGDTTEAKQIAAMAQSGRLICVASTNQILGAIILADTPRPDSKKAVLAVQKLGVKVIMVTGDDIKTAKSVAGQVGIGPRIGTLADIQNEPDLMLFDGFANIFPADKLKIVKKLQQQGQVVGMTGDGINDAPALKQADVGIAVNSASDVVKLAARVVLTKPGLTDIVPIIDSGHRVYRRMMTWIITKLARTAELAALLTFGFIFTGFFPVSLSLIVFIVVMNDMVTLVLGTDRAWRTQIPERWNLPQLAKIAGIFTIGWLVIGFGLLWFYLQIQKLSSSQISSAMFLYLIYSAMATIWMTRVRDHFWSFAPSKAVGWMTFADIAVATTMVLAGLITAKISISIVLEVLIVTIVGMIILDQIKMVYYHHNGILGTEIQN; this is encoded by the coding sequence ATGTTTGAAGATGATAGCAACCTAATTGGTTTGACAGACATTCAGGTTAAAAAAGCACAATCCAAACTTGGTTTCAATGAAGTTCAACTTAAACAGGTCGGACTTTTTGGTGCAACCGTTAAAAGGTTATGGGAACCAACAGCTTGGCTATTGGAGGTTGCATTAATCTTAGAACTATTGCTTGGAAAAAAGACTCAGGCACTGGTTGTTTTGTTGTTATTACTTTTTTCTGCTATTGATGGTGCCATTCAAGAGCAACGTGCAAAAAAAGCAATCGGATTCTTAGATACTAAGTTGACTGTGACAACTCGGGTTAAACGAGATCAAAATTGGCAGACAAGAGCCGCACGTGATTTAGTGGTTAATGATTTAATTCATCTTCGAATTGGCGATATTGTTCCAGCAGATGCCACCATTTTAAATGGTGACTTAGACTTAGATGAATCTTCATTAACTGGTGAATCAGGCAATGTTCACAAAAAAAATGGAGAATTGATTTTTTCAGGAACAACGGTAACAAATGGTGAGGTAATTGCACAAGTTGCTAAAATTGGTCGTGATAGTGCGTCAGGGAAGACAACTGAATTGATTAAAACTGCTGAAGCTCCTGGCCGGTTACAAACCTTGTTGTTTACTATTGTTCGTTACTTAGCATACTTAGATGTCGTCTTAGCAGTGGTGCTAGTAATTACGGCCTTGATTCGTGGAACTAGCTGGACGTTTTTGTTACCATTCTTGGTTATTTTATTCATAGCAACCATCCCGGTTTCAATGCCATCAAGTTTTACAGTGGCTAATTCGCTTGAAGCCCAAAACCTGGCGAAAAAGGACATTTTAGTTAGTGGTTTAGTTGGTATTCAAGAGGCTGCTTCAATGAATGCACTGTTAGTTGATAAAACAGGGACATTAACTCGTAATCAATCCAAAGTAATTGCCGTTAAGTCTTTCAATTCAAAATTTTCCTTAAATCAAATTATGGTCGCAGCATTAACATTAACCGATGACACAAATAATAGTGTGATTGATCAAGCTTTAAAAAATTATGGCCATCAAAATAACATTGAGTCAGTTGAGCGAAAATCATTCCGACCATTTAGTCCAGTAACTAAATATTCCAGTGGTGAAGTTCAGTTTAATGGGCAACCAATTAAATTAATGTTGGGCTCTCCAGAGGCACTGACTAATTTAACCGGCGATACCACCGAAGCTAAACAAATTGCGGCAATGGCGCAATCGGGACGACTGATTTGTGTTGCCTCTACAAACCAAATTTTAGGTGCGATTATTTTAGCAGATACACCAAGACCAGACAGTAAAAAAGCAGTTTTAGCAGTTCAAAAATTAGGTGTTAAAGTAATTATGGTAACCGGTGATGATATTAAGACCGCTAAATCTGTTGCAGGCCAAGTTGGAATTGGTCCACGAATTGGAACTTTAGCAGATATCCAAAATGAGCCCGATTTAATGTTGTTTGATGGTTTTGCTAATATTTTTCCTGCGGATAAATTAAAAATAGTAAAAAAATTGCAACAGCAAGGTCAAGTAGTGGGAATGACTGGTGACGGGATCAACGATGCACCGGCACTTAAACAAGCCGATGTTGGCATTGCGGTTAATTCTGCCAGCGATGTGGTTAAGCTGGCTGCTAGGGTTGTACTAACAAAGCCTGGATTAACTGATATTGTGCCAATTATTGATAGTGGGCACCGGGTTTATCGCAGAATGATGACCTGGATCATTACAAAGTTAGCACGAACCGCTGAGCTGGCTGCGCTATTAACATTTGGGTTCATATTTACTGGATTTTTCCCTGTTTCGCTAAGTTTGATTGTTTTTATTGTCGTAATGAATGATATGGTTACATTAGTACTTGGTACGGACAGAGCATGGCGGACGCAGATTCCTGAGCGCTGGAATTTACCTCAATTGGCTAAGATTGCTGGCATCTTTACAATTGGATGGTTGGTAATTGGATTTGGGTTGCTGTGGTTTTATTTACAAATACAAAAATTAAGTTCAAGTCAAATTAGTAGCGCAATGTTCTTGTATCTAATTTATTCTGCCATGGCAACAATTTGGATGACCAGAGTACGTGACCATTTCTGGTCCTTTGCACCCAGTAAAGCAGTAGGATGGATGACATTTGCCGATATTGCAGTCGCTACAACCATGGTACTAGCAGGACTAATAACTGCGAAAATATCGATTTCAATTGTCCTGGAAGTTTTGATTGTGACTATTGTAGGTATGATAATACTAGATCAAATTAAAATGGTATATTATCACCATAATGGTATTTTAGGAACTGAAATTCAAAATTAA
- a CDS encoding aldo/keto reductase — translation MNNEVNKITLNDGNVVPQVGFGTYLLNGFTGVNAITGALNTGYRFLDAAFNYDNEGAVGEAVRRSSVPRDEITVLSKLPGRFQEYNKALQAIQESVLRTGLDYIDLYLIHWPLPKQNLYVEAWQALIDAQKFGYIRSIGVSNFLPEHLERIERETGVKPVANEIELHPYFNNQAQREYDQQHDIATIDWSPLGRASEMLKDQTIKQIADAHDKSIAQIILRWELQLDTITIPKATKPSRQIENISLFDFKLSDAEMQTINGLTKADGRTSNQDPAVYEEF, via the coding sequence ATGAATAATGAAGTTAATAAAATTACGCTTAATGATGGCAATGTAGTTCCACAAGTTGGATTTGGAACTTATTTGTTAAATGGATTCACTGGTGTGAATGCCATTACGGGTGCGCTTAATACTGGGTACCGTTTCTTGGATGCTGCCTTCAATTATGATAACGAAGGGGCAGTGGGAGAAGCTGTTCGGCGAAGCAGTGTTCCACGAGATGAGATTACTGTTTTATCAAAATTACCAGGCCGTTTTCAAGAATATAATAAAGCACTGCAAGCAATTCAAGAATCCGTTTTGCGAACCGGTTTGGATTATATTGATCTATATTTAATTCATTGGCCACTGCCAAAACAAAATTTATACGTAGAAGCTTGGCAAGCATTGATTGATGCTCAAAAGTTTGGGTACATCCGTTCGATTGGTGTTTCCAACTTTTTACCAGAGCATTTGGAACGAATTGAACGTGAAACCGGTGTTAAACCAGTAGCAAATGAAATTGAATTACATCCTTATTTCAATAATCAAGCTCAACGGGAATATGATCAACAACATGATATTGCTACAATTGATTGGAGCCCATTAGGCCGCGCCAGTGAAATGCTAAAAGATCAGACAATTAAGCAAATTGCTGATGCTCACGATAAAAGCATTGCTCAAATTATATTACGCTGGGAATTACAACTTGATACAATTACGATTCCCAAAGCAACCAAACCAAGCCGGCAGATAGAAAACATTAGTTTATTTGATTTTAAATTGAGTGATGCTGAAATGCAGACTATTAACGGTTTAACAAAAGCTGATGGAAGAACTTCAAATCAAGATCCGGCAGTTTATGAAGAATTTTAG
- the msrB gene encoding peptide-methionine (R)-S-oxide reductase MsrB: MKFNKPTNEELKHDLTREEYAVTQHAATEPAFTGKYDDFYDQGIYVDVVSGEPLFSSTDKYDAGCGWPSFTKPIDKENISGQSDQSFGMLRTEVKSKNAESHLGHVFDDGPSDQGGLRYCINSAALKFIPADKLEEQGYGKYLQLFN; the protein is encoded by the coding sequence ATGAAGTTTAATAAACCAACGAATGAAGAATTAAAACATGATTTAACAAGAGAAGAATATGCTGTAACACAACATGCGGCTACAGAGCCTGCGTTTACTGGTAAATATGATGATTTTTACGATCAGGGAATTTATGTTGATGTTGTCAGTGGTGAACCTTTATTTTCTTCAACAGACAAATATGATGCTGGTTGTGGCTGGCCATCATTTACTAAGCCAATTGACAAAGAAAATATTTCCGGTCAATCTGATCAGTCATTTGGTATGTTACGAACTGAAGTTAAAAGCAAAAACGCCGAGTCTCATTTAGGGCACGTCTTTGATGATGGTCCATCAGATCAGGGCGGTCTGCGATATTGCATTAATTCGGCTGCACTGAAGTTCATTCCGGCTGATAAACTGGAAGAACAAGGCTATGGTAAGTATTTGCAGCTTTTTAATTAA
- a CDS encoding type II toxin-antitoxin system Phd/YefM family antitoxin — protein sequence MKVLNVPTVSTTEVKQNPAKIAAMANDLNTGVYVLNRGKAISVTLTPGQYASLVQAQERLLDLETEQKSLENIKNDDGTRIPATKVSEHGIPDEIDSDDGWE from the coding sequence GTGAAAGTCTTAAATGTGCCAACTGTCAGTACAACAGAGGTAAAACAAAATCCAGCAAAAATAGCTGCTATGGCTAATGATTTAAATACGGGTGTGTATGTCTTAAATCGAGGTAAGGCCATCAGTGTGACGCTAACCCCAGGTCAATATGCATCTTTGGTGCAAGCGCAAGAACGCCTTTTAGATTTGGAAACTGAACAAAAGTCATTGGAAAATATTAAAAATGATGATGGAACTAGAATTCCTGCAACAAAAGTTTCTGAACATGGAATCCCTGATGAGATCGATTCTGATGATGGTTGGGAATAG
- a CDS encoding sulfite exporter TauE/SafE family protein codes for METALLLLVLGVFSGTLGSLLGIGGGMIVIPVLTVMMGLPIRYAIGASIIAVIATSSGATIAYLRDDLLNLRVAMFLEIATTVGAITGAVLTGIIHPLWLETLFGCFLLYSCYNMIHKLWGKGKVEKAADISPDKWANKLKLNGTYYDKVTMSQNDYEVTHVPGGFAMMYGAGLASGLLGIGSGVFKVIAMDTIMKMPLKPSSATSNLMMGVTAAASATVYFFDGAIKPEIAAPLALGILVGAAIGTRIMQWIQPRLLRIIFVPILFYMGLQMFLKGFGVSF; via the coding sequence ATTGAGACAGCGTTATTATTACTTGTTTTAGGCGTATTTTCAGGGACATTGGGTTCACTGTTGGGGATTGGTGGCGGAATGATTGTGATTCCTGTTTTAACGGTTATGATGGGGTTACCAATTCGCTATGCAATTGGTGCTAGTATCATTGCGGTGATTGCGACTAGTTCTGGAGCAACGATTGCTTATTTAAGGGACGATTTACTCAACTTACGGGTAGCAATGTTTTTAGAAATTGCAACAACCGTTGGCGCGATTACAGGAGCAGTTTTAACTGGAATTATTCATCCATTATGGCTGGAAACCTTGTTCGGCTGTTTCTTGTTGTATTCTTGCTATAATATGATCCATAAATTATGGGGCAAAGGCAAAGTTGAAAAAGCTGCTGATATTAGTCCAGATAAGTGGGCCAACAAATTAAAGTTAAATGGAACTTACTATGACAAAGTAACCATGTCGCAAAATGACTACGAAGTTACCCATGTTCCAGGTGGATTTGCAATGATGTACGGTGCCGGACTGGCTAGTGGATTATTAGGAATTGGTAGCGGTGTTTTTAAAGTGATTGCGATGGATACAATTATGAAGATGCCACTGAAACCATCCAGTGCCACCAGTAATTTAATGATGGGCGTCACGGCTGCAGCAAGTGCAACAGTTTACTTTTTTGATGGTGCTATTAAGCCTGAGATTGCAGCACCATTAGCTCTAGGAATTTTAGTTGGTGCTGCAATTGGGACACGCATTATGCAATGGATTCAGCCACGATTATTGCGGATTATCTTTGTACCAATTCTCTTTTATATGGGACTGCAAATGTTTTTAAAGGGATTTGGGGTGAGCTTTTAA
- a CDS encoding iron-sulfur cluster biosynthesis family protein yields MKLMITEAAKDKLANYLGPDKKMLLSLDDGVGPFSGVGVCSLDTAFQLILVDKKLPIPDYNESFETEIGALYYKGYSKEYMNEDMKLDFKSNFQTMPLSGDGEMIDSNVVILDLSKQQID; encoded by the coding sequence ATGAAATTAATGATTACTGAAGCTGCAAAAGATAAATTGGCTAATTATCTTGGTCCAGATAAAAAGATGTTGCTTAGTTTAGATGATGGTGTTGGTCCGTTTTCTGGTGTCGGAGTTTGCTCGTTAGATACTGCATTTCAATTGATTCTCGTTGATAAAAAGTTACCAATTCCAGATTACAATGAGTCATTTGAGACCGAAATTGGCGCGCTGTATTACAAAGGTTACTCTAAAGAATATATGAATGAAGATATGAAATTAGATTTCAAGTCTAACTTTCAAACAATGCCACTCAGTGGTGATGGTGAAATGATTGATTCGAACGTTGTAATCCTCGATTTAAGTAAGCAACAAATTGATTAG
- the msrA gene encoding peptide-methionine (S)-S-oxide reductase MsrA, with product MAEETAIFAGGCFWCMVKPFDTQPGIKSVISGYTGGHTVNPTYEEVCSHTTGHTEAVEITFDPNVIGYADLVDIYWKQTDPTDAMGQFQDRGDSYRPVIFVNGAVQKAVAEKSRQQLIDNNPFDDPIITKIEAVKPFYPAEDYHQDFYRKNPQRHELEENGGRSQFIERHWQD from the coding sequence ATGGCAGAAGAGACAGCAATTTTTGCAGGTGGATGTTTTTGGTGTATGGTGAAACCGTTTGATACGCAGCCAGGAATTAAGAGTGTGATTTCGGGATATACAGGCGGTCATACAGTCAATCCAACTTATGAAGAAGTTTGTAGTCATACAACCGGCCATACTGAGGCGGTCGAAATAACATTTGATCCAAATGTTATTGGCTATGCTGATTTAGTTGATATTTATTGGAAACAAACTGATCCCACAGATGCAATGGGACAATTTCAAGATCGTGGTGATAGCTATCGACCTGTTATTTTCGTAAATGGTGCAGTTCAAAAAGCAGTTGCAGAAAAATCACGGCAACAATTAATTGATAATAATCCGTTTGATGATCCGATTATTACAAAAATTGAAGCTGTTAAACCATTTTATCCAGCCGAAGATTATCATCAGGACTTTTATCGTAAAAACCCACAACGGCATGAATTAGAAGAAAATGGTGGTCGTAGCCAGTTTATCGAACGCCATTGGCAAGACTAA
- the map gene encoding type I methionyl aminopeptidase: protein MITLKSDREIQKMAESGAVLAGALKELKSIIKPGMNTWEIEQFTRNYIESHGAVPADLNFEGYKFATTISVNDEVAHTIPRKRVYLKEGDIVKVDTTVNFNGFMSDACSSYAVGKVTPEIQHLMDVTKKATYLGIDQAVIGNRIGDIGAAIQQYAEVENGFGVVRDLIGHGIQPTMHEAPNVPAYGTAGQGLRLQEGMTITIEPMINIGTWKIIDRYDEEDDWTDYVSADGSASSQYEHTIAITKDGPKILTSYEPELDAKYFL from the coding sequence TTGATTACACTAAAATCAGATCGTGAAATTCAGAAAATGGCCGAGTCTGGCGCTGTTCTTGCTGGTGCTTTAAAAGAATTAAAAAGTATCATTAAACCAGGTATGAATACTTGGGAAATTGAACAATTCACTCGCAACTACATTGAAAGTCATGGGGCCGTGCCTGCTGACCTAAACTTTGAAGGTTACAAATTTGCCACCACCATTTCAGTTAATGATGAAGTCGCTCACACTATTCCCCGCAAACGGGTATACCTTAAGGAGGGCGATATCGTTAAAGTAGATACAACCGTTAACTTCAATGGTTTCATGAGCGATGCCTGTTCCTCTTATGCGGTAGGCAAAGTGACTCCTGAAATCCAACACCTAATGGATGTGACTAAAAAAGCCACATACTTAGGGATTGATCAAGCCGTGATTGGTAATCGAATTGGAGATATCGGAGCTGCTATCCAACAATATGCCGAGGTTGAAAATGGTTTTGGGGTTGTCCGTGATTTGATTGGCCATGGTATTCAGCCAACCATGCATGAAGCACCTAATGTGCCCGCGTACGGAACTGCTGGTCAAGGACTTCGATTACAAGAAGGTATGACCATCACCATTGAACCAATGATTAATATTGGCACTTGGAAAATCATCGACCGCTACGATGAAGAGGATGACTGGACAGATTACGTTTCAGCAGACGGCTCTGCTTCATCACAATATGAGCATACCATTGCCATTACCAAAGACGGTCCTAAAATTCTGACATCGTATGAACCAGAGTTGGACGCAAAATATTTTCTGTAA
- a CDS encoding DUF2075 domain-containing protein gives MTHLDKQISNAALDKISPQKELTQEQQQLVNRIKSFCIDHIRDSRHSVFTIYGDAGTGKSVILSHLFDELQLTSKTDNNSILYDTNNYFLVNHPEVLKVYKQIADQSPYLYKKNYQRPTSFINQLDKQQRSADITIIDEAHLLLSKPDHYNNFYYTNQLTEIIKRSKVVILVFDEHQVLRMKGFWTKARLNQLLQSYHHESYQLRHQFRMTASDELIQWFNDFTAGNLHSLPANACHNYDFRIFSDAEQMRKTIVKRNQEVQLSRMVSTSGYPSTLDGGLHYINEGQFKMPWDQYNYTATPWAEIPNTINEVGSIYTCQGFDLNYAGIIIGPPFILNPATNQLQINLDKYTDVEAFKRRKDITDPQEITTIEKTMVMNSLNVLFKRGIFGTYLYAHDNNLRGRLIELFAQIKK, from the coding sequence ATGACCCATTTGGATAAACAAATCAGCAATGCTGCATTAGATAAAATATCACCACAAAAAGAATTAACCCAAGAACAACAGCAATTAGTAAATCGAATTAAATCATTTTGCATTGATCATATACGAGATTCTAGGCATTCAGTGTTCACTATTTATGGCGATGCTGGTACTGGTAAAAGTGTTATCTTGTCCCATTTATTTGATGAACTTCAGCTTACTTCAAAAACTGATAATAATAGCATCTTGTATGACACAAATAATTATTTTTTAGTCAATCACCCAGAAGTTTTAAAAGTTTATAAGCAGATTGCTGACCAATCACCATACCTATATAAAAAGAATTATCAACGACCAACATCATTTATTAATCAACTAGACAAACAGCAACGCTCTGCTGATATTACAATTATTGATGAAGCACATTTGCTGTTATCAAAGCCCGATCACTACAATAATTTTTACTATACTAATCAACTTACCGAAATCATTAAACGGTCTAAGGTAGTCATTTTAGTATTTGACGAACATCAGGTTTTAAGAATGAAAGGTTTTTGGACTAAAGCTCGACTAAATCAATTATTACAGTCATACCACCATGAAAGCTACCAATTGCGGCACCAATTTCGAATGACCGCTAGTGATGAACTAATCCAATGGTTCAATGATTTTACTGCCGGTAATCTGCACAGTCTACCAGCTAATGCTTGTCATAACTATGATTTTAGAATTTTCTCCGATGCTGAACAAATGCGTAAGACTATTGTTAAACGCAACCAAGAAGTTCAATTATCACGAATGGTTTCAACTTCTGGCTACCCCTCTACTCTGGATGGAGGTCTGCATTACATTAACGAAGGTCAATTCAAAATGCCTTGGGATCAATATAACTATACTGCAACACCCTGGGCTGAAATTCCGAACACAATCAATGAAGTTGGCTCAATTTATACTTGTCAGGGATTTGACTTGAACTACGCTGGGATTATTATTGGTCCGCCATTCATTCTTAATCCAGCTACTAATCAGTTACAAATCAATTTAGATAAATACACTGACGTTGAGGCCTTTAAGCGGCGCAAAGATATCACCGATCCACAAGAAATTACAACAATTGAGAAAACAATGGTTATGAACTCATTAAATGTCCTTTTTAAACGAGGAATTTTTGGGACGTATTTATATGCGCACGATAATAACCTACGAGGTAGACTCATTGAATTATTTGCGCAAATAAAAAAATGA
- a CDS encoding DUF1634 domain-containing protein, producing MDNQQNKSEMKSVENLIGKVMQVGVFLAAAVMLLGVLMFLITGNSGYSGDYHPTTFASLMTGLVQFKAYAIIMLGLFLLILTPVLRVIVSIYAFYVARDKMYVWITTIVLIILVFAMIIGIYGI from the coding sequence ATGGATAATCAACAAAATAAATCAGAAATGAAGTCAGTTGAAAATTTAATTGGTAAGGTAATGCAAGTTGGCGTTTTTCTTGCTGCCGCAGTCATGTTATTAGGTGTTTTGATGTTCTTAATCACTGGTAATTCTGGATATTCTGGTGATTACCATCCAACAACGTTTGCAAGCTTAATGACCGGCCTAGTTCAGTTTAAGGCATATGCAATTATCATGTTAGGACTATTTTTACTAATTTTAACTCCTGTGTTACGGGTCATCGTTTCTATTTATGCTTTTTATGTAGCACGAGATAAAATGTATGTTTGGATTACAACAATTGTATTAATTATTTTGGTATTTGCAATGATAATTGGGATATATGGGATTTAA